GCGCAGCGGCACGCCAAACGTATCGGCAAACACCGTGCTGGCCGGTTCGGTGATGAGGATGATGGCGTCTGGGTTTAAACGGCCGTGCAGCATCTCCAACTGCGCCACCGCACCGTGGTAATCGCGCACGGGCAGCACATAACGCCCCTGGTAGAGCAGCCCGACCGCCAGCGCGACCGCCAGCAGCCCGCCAGCCGCCCGCCAGCGCCAATCGGGCCGGGCTTTGGTCACGGCTATAATCAGCACGGCCGCATACAGCACCAACATGGGGATCACAATCGGCACGTAGCGGCGCATGGCATAAATGTGGTAAGGGGTGTTGAGGATGCGATATACGTACTGTGCGGTGGTCAGCACTCCCAGGCTCAGGAACAGTCCATACCGGTCCCAGGAACTTTGGGCCACCAGCCAGGCCGCCCCCAGAGTTGCCAGCAGGATGCCCAACGGCGTCAGATACCAGCCCAGGCGCAGCCAATTTTGCCCGTCAGTGTAGGGAATGGCGCTGCCGCTGGGCCAGACGTTGTAAGAAATTTGGACCGGTTCCACAATTGGTCGTAGAAAATAGGCATAGGCGCTCAGCAAAATGAGCAGTAGGGCCAGAATACGGCGCGTCGTGGTGGCCCCCAAGATTTTTTGTATATCAACGGCCGTTACCCACCCCTTGCGCCATACCCACCCACCGACAGCCAGGCCAACCAACAGCAGGCTGGCTCCGCCGACTACCAGCGTAGAACGGCTGAAGATGCGAATCATGCTGCTGTATGTGTTCCAAGTGTAAGGCCAGTTGATGAGTACGGCCGATAGGGTAGCGTGAATCAGGAAGGCGCCGAGAACGGCCGTATAAACCGTTAGCGCCGCCGTCCAACGCCCTTGTCGCCAGCGAATCAGCAGGCCAGCCAGCACCACCACGACGAAAACAGGCAGGTCAATGCGTGTTAGCACGGCGCTGCCCAAAGCCAGTCCGCCCAGGACGCCCCAGGCCGGCCGCGCCTGGGCATCATCCCAAATGTGCTGCAAGGCCAGCAAGCCGGTGAAGATGAGCAGCAGCGTGAGGGGTTCCGTGGTGGGGTAGCGGGCAAAATAAAGGTGGGTCGGGGTGATACCCAGGAGGACGGCCGTTAACAAAGCCGTAGACCTGTCGAACAGTCGGCGGGCCAACAGATAAACCGCCACCAGACCCAATACGCTCCACAGCGGGGTCAGCAGCAGTCCTCCGGTTATGCCACCCACGCTAATACCAACGGCCAGCCAGACCGGATGAAACAAAAAGAACTGCGGAATCAGCCGCGTTGCATCGGCGTCGTCAATATACCAGCCGACAAATTGCAGAAAGCGCGTTTGCAGATGGCCCGGCTGCTCCCGCAGCGTGACATCGGCGTATTGGCGCAAAAAGCTGGTCCATTCGTCGTGCAGCACAAAGTCGCCGGTTTGGGCCACTGTGGCGGCAATGTTCATGTAGGTTCCGGCGTCGTTGCTGCCCAAAATGTATTCGTGGGGACGAAAATAAAGGATGGCAAAGCCGAGTAATAAGACGAGCAAAACCATTTCGTGCCGGGTCAGGGGGAGGAAACGGGGTCGGAGAAACGGCCGTCGCCACCACCAGACTACACCCATCGCCACCAACAGCAGCAGGGCCAATGTCAGCAGCGAAAAGCGGCCCAGCGAAGCCAGAAGAACCGCCAGCCAGCCTGTCAGCGTCACCACCGTCATCAGGGCGGCAAACAGCGCTTCCAGCCAATCCAGGGGGGCTGCGGCCGTCTGCTCGGCTGCGTTCCGGCCGCCCCACACGAGCAGGGCAGCGCCCACCGCCAGCAAAAACACGGCGATAAACAGCAAAACCACAAGAGTCGGAGCCTGCAAAAATGTCATCAAGCTACTCAGAATTTACCCGTCAGAGCAGGCGTTGGGTGTTGCGACGCCCGTCACTCTATCGTCCCAATAGTACAAAGAGCGTCAGAGACTGGCAATGTTTCTTAACAACCTTACCCCATTCTTTACCTGAGTTATAATAATCGGCTATGCAAACAGGTCCACTCATTTTCTTGCACGTGCCTAAAACGGCCGGGTCTACCCTGCATCGCATCATCCGCCGCCACTACCGCCTGGCCGAACTATATCACACCGACCAACAGCCTGATGGCTGGCTGGCCTTCCAGCAATGGCCGGAAGCGAAGCGCGCCGACATCCGCCTGCTGATGGGGCATGTGGAGATGGGTGCGGCGGCTTTTCTGCCCCGATCGGCCCAATACTTCACCATGCTGCGCGATCCGGTCGCCCGCGCCATTTCCTATTACGGCCATGCGCGGCGCATCCGCGAGCATTACTGCTACGAAGCGATTCGCCGCCGCCAGATGAGTCTGGCCGAGTTTGCCAATTCGGGGATAGACGTGATGATGGATAATGGACAGACGCGCATGTTGGCCGGGGTTCTTTACACCGTGCCCTATGGCGAGTTGACCCCAGACCATTTGCAGCGCGCCCGGCAAAACCTGGAGACATTTGTGCTGGTGGGCCTTACGGAGCGGTTTGATGAATCGCTGCTGCTGATGCGACAGCTTTTTGGCTGGCGTAATATTTTTTATGCCGAACGTAATGTCAGCCAACACCGGCTGTCGGTGGATGAGGCGGCGCGGGTCGCGGTAACGGCCGTTAACCAATATGATCAGGCGTTGGTCGCCTACGGCCGGGAACTTTTTGCCAATCAGTGGGCCACCCTGGGCAGCGAGGCGGTCCTGCACCGCTTTCAGCGCCTCAATCGG
This DNA window, taken from Candidatus Leptovillus gracilis, encodes the following:
- a CDS encoding glycosyltransferase family 39 protein, with protein sequence MTFLQAPTLVVLLFIAVFLLAVGAALLVWGGRNAAEQTAAAPLDWLEALFAALMTVVTLTGWLAVLLASLGRFSLLTLALLLLVAMGVVWWWRRPFLRPRFLPLTRHEMVLLVLLLGFAILYFRPHEYILGSNDAGTYMNIAATVAQTGDFVLHDEWTSFLRQYADVTLREQPGHLQTRFLQFVGWYIDDADATRLIPQFFLFHPVWLAVGISVGGITGGLLLTPLWSVLGLVAVYLLARRLFDRSTALLTAVLLGITPTHLYFARYPTTEPLTLLLIFTGLLALQHIWDDAQARPAWGVLGGLALGSAVLTRIDLPVFVVVVLAGLLIRWRQGRWTAALTVYTAVLGAFLIHATLSAVLINWPYTWNTYSSMIRIFSRSTLVVGGASLLLVGLAVGGWVWRKGWVTAVDIQKILGATTTRRILALLLILLSAYAYFLRPIVEPVQISYNVWPSGSAIPYTDGQNWLRLGWYLTPLGILLATLGAAWLVAQSSWDRYGLFLSLGVLTTAQYVYRILNTPYHIYAMRRYVPIVIPMLVLYAAVLIIAVTKARPDWRWRAAGGLLAVALAVGLLYQGRYVLPVRDYHGAVAQLEMLHGRLNPDAIILITEPASTVFADTFGVPLRFLYGHDIATIRQDGAAAQLFVQALLAYAAEQKRPLQVIALDPMMTAVRQQLVLQPVAFVPIWLSHLMNTFTDYPSVVQTAYYGLEIYDVVGERETAVTTPTLPLTIDVGSLDTSYIHDDFYYKEPLRGETTMRWTGALSTVDIPLSATPATLTIRAMIYRPEGVPATPVNVLVNGQSIGQFIPGPEWNTYSFTIPPGQGTGALQFQSTPFNPSDLQLSGDGRDLGFLLDWIQIAP
- a CDS encoding sulfotransferase family 2 domain-containing protein; translated protein: MQTGPLIFLHVPKTAGSTLHRIIRRHYRLAELYHTDQQPDGWLAFQQWPEAKRADIRLLMGHVEMGAAAFLPRSAQYFTMLRDPVARAISYYGHARRIREHYCYEAIRRRQMSLAEFANSGIDVMMDNGQTRMLAGVLYTVPYGELTPDHLQRARQNLETFVLVGLTERFDESLLLMRQLFGWRNIFYAERNVSQHRLSVDEAARVAVTAVNQYDQALVAYGRELFANQWATLGSEAVLHRFQRLNRLLRPLTYYGGEAARLLTNG